A single window of Ignavibacteriales bacterium DNA harbors:
- a CDS encoding ribose-phosphate pyrophosphokinase — MSDLKIFSGRANRPLAEKIAKAAGIPLGRIELKSFSDGEIWVKYTDNIRGDDVFIVQSTQPPAENLLELLILIDAARRASARRITAVIPYFGYARQDRKDQPRVSVTAKLVANLITEAGADRVITMDLHAAQIQGFFDIPLDHLYASAVFADYFRKKKIPNLAVASPDVGSLKMARSYARRLDAELVLIDKRRPKANEVEVLNIIGNANGKNILIVDDLIDTAGTFVNAVKALREKGARDIYGACTHPILSGKAMERINESEVTSVIVTDSVPLRSDSSKIELRSVAKIFAEAIIRTHNNQSISSLFDVDKDKIY, encoded by the coding sequence ATGAGTGATCTCAAGATCTTCTCGGGCAGAGCAAACCGTCCGCTGGCAGAGAAAATAGCGAAAGCGGCGGGCATTCCGTTGGGTCGGATCGAGTTGAAGAGTTTCAGTGACGGCGAGATTTGGGTCAAATATACTGACAACATCAGAGGCGACGACGTCTTCATCGTCCAGTCGACTCAACCTCCGGCGGAGAATTTGCTGGAGCTCCTGATATTGATCGATGCGGCACGTCGCGCATCTGCACGGAGGATCACCGCGGTGATCCCCTATTTCGGATACGCCCGCCAGGACAGAAAGGATCAGCCTCGCGTGTCGGTAACTGCGAAGCTTGTTGCGAACCTGATCACGGAAGCCGGCGCCGACCGTGTCATCACCATGGATTTACACGCAGCACAGATTCAGGGATTCTTTGATATTCCGCTCGATCACTTGTACGCATCAGCGGTCTTCGCCGATTATTTCCGGAAGAAGAAGATCCCGAACCTGGCCGTCGCGTCCCCCGACGTGGGCAGCCTGAAAATGGCCCGCTCGTATGCGCGCCGACTCGACGCCGAACTCGTCTTGATCGACAAGAGACGTCCGAAAGCGAATGAAGTCGAAGTACTGAACATCATCGGAAACGCTAACGGAAAGAACATACTGATCGTCGATGACCTGATCGACACTGCCGGGACATTCGTCAACGCGGTGAAGGCGCTTCGGGAAAAGGGAGCGAGAGATATCTACGGGGCATGCACGCACCCCATTCTCTCTGGCAAAGCGATGGAGCGAATCAACGAATCAGAAGTGACCTCGGTCATCGTCACAGACAGCGTCCCGCTTCGATCGGACTCGTCAAAGATTGAACTGCGGTCCGTCGCAAAGATCTTCGCAGAAGCGATTATTCGTACACACAACAATCAGTCAATAAGCTCGCTCTTTGACGTCGACAAGGATAAGATTTATTAG